Below is a window of Dictyostelium discoideum AX4 chromosome 1 chromosome, whole genome shotgun sequence DNA.
tataaaatgaaaCCAATCAATACCAAAGTAGTGTTAAAGAAAGGAAAGATTTATCTATGCACTTTGACATTAAAAATGGTTAAATGATTATATGTTTCAACAATTCAAGAAacttcttaaaaaaaaaaaataataaaaataaagaataaaaagttttttacataattaatttattaaataaatattatcaaacacttttattatattattattatggtaaaaaaaaaaaaaagattataaaaggaagttgttgttgtttattttaatgatattttaaaaaaaaaaaaaagaattaaataaaagaaaatctttttttaatttttattcttgaaatctaaataatttttaaataattattttaatattactattatgatttattattatcttttttttttattttttttttatttttatttttatttttttttttaatataattttatctttttttactAAAATCATCAAAACCAAATGGATCATcagatttctttttctctttttcaaatGCAACAGGACCTGTTCTGTCTTTTGATCTGTCAGTTCCactaaattctttatttggtCTTGGTACACCGCcgctaccactaccaccctCTTTACCGAATCTACTATTACTTAAAACATCTTGAATTGATGTATTATCCTcttgatttgattttggtCTATAGATTGAATTTGATACAGCGCCACCAAACAAAGGTTTAGAATAAACATTGTATGAatcatcattaccaaatCCACTAGTAAGACTTTCTGATTGATTGAATAATCTTTGATCATATATTGAATCTTCAGTTCTCTTTATTGAAGCTTGACCCAATGCAATCTTTTCACTAATATCACGATCTTGATCTCTATTGAATTTAGATTTCTTTCCACTTGCTTCTAATCTATATTCACGTTCTAATTCTCTCTTCTTTTCCATTCTAATTTTATCTCTttctaatttctcttttctttctcttcTAACTCTTTCATCTTCACTATCTGATGAATCTGAATCACTATCTGAATCACTATCTGACCTTCTCTTACTATATCTATCTCTATCATTACTATCATCACGACGTCTATTGTCTCTATTGTCTCTATTATCTCTACTATCCCTACTATCCCTATTATCCCTACTATCCCTACTATCCCTACTATCCCTACTATCCCTACTATCCCTACTATCCCTACTATCCCTATTATCTCTACTATCTATATTGTCTCTACCACGATTATCCCTATTATCTTTTATTCTATATctatcatcgtcatcatcattatcatttctACTTGGTATTCTTTCAGTAGATCTTGATCTTGATCTTCTATTCATTGGTGGtgttcttttatttttatcttcatcactactactatcattatcattatcattatcagaaTCTGAATTATCTTTTCTTGTATATCTTTGTTGTATTATACCAGATCTTTCATTTCTAACATCTTCAGCTAATTTACGAAGCATATCttgttttctttctttttctttttgagcTAATTTTCTTTCTAACTCAGCACGTGCTGAAACCTCTTCACGTGCATTCGATTCAGCTATATAGAGTGCTTGAGTGAAATGAGCAAACTTATCATTG
It encodes the following:
- the snwA gene encoding SKIP/SNW domain-containing protein → MTSLSSLLPKPKNVYSNEEEDPLFQPKPKPQQQKQQQQQQQELNDKPKKVIPTYGNRKGYLPKNIEDFGDGGAFPEIHIVQYPLDMGRKGKSKSSNSNTSNMNGGGTTTSIVPVSVDSTGRVKHEAILGEKGSLHSQYKDLIPKQHTEHELQRPDDDELQETLDRTKNALEKIVNGKIKSSKSTNYVEVEKKSATYIKYTPSNQLGSNNGSALNSKIVRMVDVAQDPLEPPKYKIKKKIMEHGSPPAPVMHSPTRKLSVQDQQDWTIPPCVSNWKNPKGFAISIDKRLVSNGGGLQDVEINDKFAHFTQALYIAESNAREEVSARAELERKLAQKEKERKQDMLRKLAEDVRNERSGIIQQRYTRKDNSDSDNDNDNDSSSDEDKNKRTPPMNRRSRSRSTERIPSRNDNDDDDDRYRIKDNRDNRGRDNIDSRDNRDSRDSRDSRDSRDSRDSRDSRDNRDSRDSRDNRDNRDNRRRDDSNDRDRYSKRRSDSDSDSDSDSSDSEDERVRRERKEKLERDKIRMEKKRELEREYRLEASGKKSKFNRDQDRDISEKIALGQASIKRTEDSIYDQRLFNQSESLTSGFGNDDSYNVYSKPLFGGAVSNSIYRPKSNQEDNTSIQDVLSNSRFGKEGGSGSGGVPRPNKEFSGTDRSKDRTGPVAFEKEKKKSDDPFGFDDFSKKR